In a single window of the Arthrobacter sp. StoSoilA2 genome:
- a CDS encoding acetylxylan esterase: MPLFDLPLEQLRNYTSSAVPPTDFDAFWERTLAEARALPLNAAFEPVDNYLSVMDTYDVTYSGFGGDRIKGWLHVPSHLEPGQQLPVVVEYIGYSGGRGLVNQNTRWAQAGYAHFIMDTRGQGYGGVSGDTPDPHPSAGGISYAGLMTRGAGHQDDYYFRRVYVDAFRAVEAAQSHPAVDPSKVVLAGISQGGGITVAAAGLMAGRLDGVIAALPDVPFLQDFPRAIDIAPRGPYPEIAGFLGRHRDKYEPMLAVLNYFDGVHLGRAATVPALFSAAQMDDICPPSTVFASFNNYGAGNPASGGDAPAKDIEVYRFNNHEGGQEHHWIKQLQFLRKLLSS, translated from the coding sequence ATGCCTCTCTTTGACCTGCCCCTTGAGCAGCTCCGTAACTACACCTCCAGCGCCGTTCCGCCTACTGATTTCGACGCTTTCTGGGAGCGCACCCTCGCCGAGGCCCGGGCCTTGCCCCTGAATGCTGCGTTTGAGCCGGTGGACAACTACCTCAGCGTCATGGACACGTACGACGTCACGTACTCCGGCTTCGGGGGAGACCGCATCAAGGGCTGGCTCCACGTTCCGTCGCACCTTGAGCCAGGGCAGCAGCTTCCCGTTGTCGTGGAGTACATCGGCTACTCCGGCGGACGCGGACTGGTCAACCAGAACACCCGGTGGGCGCAGGCTGGATACGCCCACTTCATCATGGACACCCGCGGCCAGGGCTACGGGGGCGTATCCGGTGACACCCCGGATCCACATCCGTCAGCCGGCGGCATCAGCTATGCAGGCCTGATGACCCGGGGAGCCGGCCATCAGGACGATTACTACTTCCGCCGGGTCTACGTGGACGCCTTCCGTGCGGTAGAAGCGGCGCAGAGCCATCCCGCCGTCGACCCTTCCAAAGTGGTGCTGGCCGGTATCAGCCAAGGAGGTGGCATTACGGTGGCGGCCGCCGGCCTGATGGCCGGAAGGCTCGACGGCGTGATCGCCGCGCTGCCCGACGTCCCCTTCCTGCAGGACTTTCCCCGTGCGATCGACATCGCGCCTCGTGGGCCATACCCGGAAATTGCCGGCTTCCTGGGGCGGCACCGCGACAAGTATGAGCCCATGCTTGCCGTGCTGAATTACTTTGACGGCGTGCATCTCGGCCGGGCAGCCACAGTGCCTGCCCTCTTCTCAGCAGCCCAGATGGACGATATTTGCCCGCCCTCAACCGTGTTTGCAAGCTTCAACAACTACGGCGCTGGAAACCCGGCTTCGGGCGGAGATGCGCCCGCCAAGGACATCGAGGTCTACCGCTTCAATAACCACGAGGGCGGCCAGGAACACCACTGGATCAAGCAGCTCCAGTTCCTCCGCAAACTTTTGTCATCATGA
- a CDS encoding DUF1961 family protein — MIYSNPLRGPSDIAGWVAEGPVQFGVYDDGGPDLGGDGTRALVLSGSLDPEEHGDHAHWTLWCPEEIPDHARIGWEFLPLEEPGLAMVFFSARGHDGKDLFSASLAPRTGYYPQYHSGDIDTLHISYFRHKYAAERAFRTCNLRKSAGFELVAQGADPLPPAEDAGGFYRMEVIKAGPRVAFSINDLPLFDWVDTGQELLGGGYFGIRQMAPLRAAYRNLLITPL; from the coding sequence TTGATCTACTCCAACCCCTTGCGGGGTCCTTCGGATATCGCTGGTTGGGTCGCCGAAGGGCCGGTCCAGTTCGGAGTGTACGACGACGGCGGCCCGGATTTGGGCGGCGACGGAACCAGGGCGCTGGTTCTGTCGGGCTCCCTTGACCCAGAGGAACACGGAGACCATGCCCACTGGACCCTCTGGTGCCCTGAGGAAATCCCGGACCATGCCCGGATCGGATGGGAGTTCCTTCCGCTTGAGGAACCAGGCCTGGCCATGGTGTTCTTCTCCGCGCGGGGGCACGATGGCAAGGATCTGTTCTCCGCTTCGCTGGCACCGCGGACCGGTTACTATCCGCAGTACCACTCGGGGGATATTGATACGCTCCACATCTCCTACTTCCGCCACAAATACGCCGCGGAGCGTGCCTTCAGGACGTGCAACCTGCGCAAAAGTGCCGGCTTCGAACTTGTAGCGCAGGGAGCGGACCCGCTTCCTCCAGCTGAAGATGCAGGCGGCTTTTATCGGATGGAAGTCATCAAAGCTGGTCCCCGTGTGGCCTTTTCGATTAACGATTTGCCCCTCTTCGACTGGGTGGACACCGGCCAGGAACTCCTGGGCGGCGGCTACTTTGGAATCCGCCAAATGGCCCCTCTACGGGCGGCTTACCGAAACCTCTTGATCACTCCCTTGTAA
- a CDS encoding rhamnogalacturonan acetylesterase, with the protein MKILLAGDSTVAACPSYEYPMSGWGAHLAPETYWWAAVHNYAKGGATTKSFRDEGLWYQLLDQTVKGDLVLIQFGHNDQKRGHLAARTGYTENLKRMVADVRSKGGIPILCTPVERRNFLDGTLQQTLGDYPAVVRELGMELGLDVIDLNQWTRALYQELGEEGSKELFFHFAPGEHAHWAGGLEDNTHFHETGARRVAVYVAEQLEALGYGLAATLKAGVGA; encoded by the coding sequence ATGAAAATCCTCCTCGCGGGCGACTCCACTGTGGCAGCCTGCCCCAGCTACGAATACCCGATGAGCGGTTGGGGAGCCCACCTCGCGCCCGAAACCTATTGGTGGGCTGCGGTGCACAACTATGCCAAGGGCGGTGCCACTACAAAGTCGTTCCGCGATGAAGGCCTCTGGTATCAGCTGCTGGACCAGACCGTTAAGGGCGACCTCGTGCTGATCCAGTTCGGGCACAACGACCAAAAGCGCGGGCATCTCGCTGCCCGAACGGGCTACACGGAGAACCTGAAGCGGATGGTGGCCGATGTCCGTTCCAAGGGCGGCATTCCCATTCTGTGTACACCGGTGGAACGCCGGAACTTCCTGGATGGAACGCTGCAGCAGACGCTGGGTGACTATCCCGCCGTCGTGCGTGAACTTGGCATGGAGCTGGGGCTGGACGTCATCGACCTCAACCAGTGGACCCGCGCGCTGTACCAGGAACTGGGGGAGGAGGGGTCCAAAGAGCTGTTCTTCCACTTCGCTCCCGGCGAGCATGCGCACTGGGCTGGCGGCCTTGAGGACAACACGCACTTCCATGAGACGGGTGCGCGCCGGGTTGCGGTGTACGTCGCGGAGCAGCTCGAAGCGCTCGGCTATGGGTTGGCTGCCACCCTCAAAGCTGGAGTGGGCGCTTGA